In Mytilus edulis chromosome 7, xbMytEdul2.2, whole genome shotgun sequence, a single genomic region encodes these proteins:
- the LOC139482768 gene encoding collagen alpha-1(X) chain-like, protein MKSSINIVVIFVVIHIGQIFSACKKDNGLSEDLLNLLCKSRKLTQIAGLTRKTIPAFTASLTTQKALAAGEVIKFDKVWLNTGDIYSPSTGMFTVPIDGLYLVSSSLMSVQGKHLHCHMWKNGQSNVGAFGTGWSQGTLNAVMDLTKGDTLSMRHGNSSGEVVYGEHWSMFSAYLISK, encoded by the exons ATGAAATCTTCTATCaatattgttgttatatttgttgtcATACATATTGGACAAATATTTTCAGCTTGCAAGAAAG ATAATGGTTTATCTGAAGACCTGCTGAACCTGTTATGTAAATCTCGAAAACTTACTCAAATTGCAG GACTAACAAGGAAAACCATCCCTGCATTTACTGCATCGCTGACAACACAAAAGGCCCTTGCTGCAGGCGAAGTTATAAAGTTTGACAAAGTCTGGCTGAACACGGGGGATATTTATAGTCCATCAACAGGCATGTTTACAGTACCAATTGATGGTCTATATTTGGTGTCAAGTTCTTTGATGTCTGTTCAAGGAAAACATCTACACTGTCATATGTGGAAGAATGGTCAGTCAAATGTCGGAGCGTTTGGTACAGGGTGGTCTCAAGGTACCCTGAATGCTGTAATGGACTTGACGAAAGGTGACACACTGTCAATGCGCCACGGCAATTCCAGTGGGGAGGTTGTTTATGGTGAACACTGGTCAATGTTCTCGGCTTACCTCATttctaaatga